A genomic window from Quercus lobata isolate SW786 chromosome 10, ValleyOak3.0 Primary Assembly, whole genome shotgun sequence includes:
- the LOC115965293 gene encoding transcription factor MYB106-like, which produces MGRTPYCDADGLKKGLWTPEEDQKLLTYIQQHGHRCWRSLPKKAGLQRCGKSCRLRWNNYLKPGIKRGRFSLQEDKTIIQLHALLGNKWSAITAHLPKRTDNEVKNYWNTHLKKRLAMMGIDPVTHKPTSTILGSANGDPKNALNLSHMAQWESARLQAEARLAKESKLRQHEPGDTTNALAPPLCLDVVKTWQSLMLNSIQGSLHNGAFGLGLGDNGGDLESPTSTLSFSKSAQAAVSTVVSSSDFNGVLGADHMNEVYTTQQHNMALDVGDVPITIQASDNEDGDFIEGIANNLLFNNLDMHSLSTFSTITSTTSTGNGEVHEMTKNYWNNILNFIS; this is translated from the exons ATGGGAAGAACTCCATACTGTGATGCAGATGGCTTGAAGAAAGGCCTGTGGACTCCTGAAGAAGACCAGAAACTCTTAACCTACATTCAACAACATGGCCATAGATGCTGGCgttctttaccaaaaaaagctg GTCTTCAAAGATGTGGGAAGAGCTGCAGACTGAGATGGAACAATTACCTTAAACCTGGTATTAAGAGGGGAAGATTCAGTTTACAGGAAGACAAAACCATCATTCAACTTCATGCTCTTCTAGGCAACAA GTGGTCCGCCATAACTGCGCACTTGCCAAAGAGAACAGACAACGAGGTCAAGAATTACTGGAACACACATCTAAAGAAAAGGTTAGCCATGATGGGTATTGACCCAGTGactcacaagccaacaagcacCATCCTTGGCTCGGCAAATGGTGACCCTAAGAACGCATTAAATCTTAGCCACATGGCTCAGTGGGAGAGTGCTCGTCTTCAGGCCGAAGCTAGACTGGCTAAAGAGTCAAAGCTACGCCAACATGAGCCAGGTGATACGACTAACGCACTTGCACCACCACTTTGCCTTGACGTAGTAAAAACATGGCAGAGCCTAATGTTAAATTCCATACAAGGTAGTCTTCATAATGGTGCTTTTGGTCTTGGTTTGGGTGACAATGGTGGTGATCTTGAGTCTCCGACATCCACATTGAGCTTCTCAAAGAGTGCACAAGCAGCAGTGTCAACTGTGGTATCATCATCAGATTTTAATGGAGTTTTAGGTGCTGATCATATGAATGAAGTATACACCACGCAGCAACACAACATGGCTCTTGATGTTGGAGATGTGCCTATTACCATTCAGGCTTCTGATAATGAAGATGGGGATTTCATTGAAGGGATAGCAAATAATCTACTTTTCAATAATCTTGATATGCATAGTTTATCTACCTTCAGCACAATTACAAGTACTACTAGTACCGGCAATGGTGAGGTACATGAAATGACCAAGAATTATTGGAAtaatattcttaattttataagttaa